Proteins encoded by one window of Polyodon spathula isolate WHYD16114869_AA chromosome 16, ASM1765450v1, whole genome shotgun sequence:
- the LOC121328696 gene encoding lysophosphatidic acid receptor 6-like: MSAFENEPYSTATAAFQYYLFPVVYSVVFVLGMIGNLGALYFFICKVTNHSSSDVYITNLAVVDTIFLCTLPFRIHYHLNHNNWIFGDLACRITGTLYFTNIYISITFLTCICIDHYIAVVYPHTYLRIRYTRLTLVVSLCVWFIAVSIMLPLLLGGPLDSTSEGNTTRCFENFSFEDWTHRMAASYNICALLFGSAIPLSITMICYPLLLKRISKITTPSSRRALSIIYPILTISVTCFLPYSITHLLYYLSRLRIIVNCSFLHGIYKMRRVTMAVVSCNSCLDPVLYYFANQEIQVEFPEV; the protein is encoded by the exons ATGTCAGCTTTTGAAAATGAACCTTACAGTACAGCCACTGCTGCCTTCCAGTACTATCTTTTCCCTGTGGTTTACAGTGTGGTGTTTGTGTTGGGAATGATTGGCAATTTGGGAGCTCTTTACTTCTTCATTTGCAAAGTGACAAACCACAGCTCTTCAGATGTGTACATTACCAACTTGGCTGTGGTGGACACTATATTTCTGTGCACCCTGCCTTTCAGAATTCATTACCACCTCAACCACAACAACTGGATATTCGGGGACTTGGCCTGCAGGATCACTGGGACTCTGTACTTCACTAATATCTACATCAGCATCACCTTCCTTACATGTATTTGCATTGACCACTACATTGCTGTGGTGTATCCCCACACTTACCTGAGAATCAGATACACGCGCCTCACGCTAGTGGTTAGTTTGTGCGTCTGGTTCATCGCAGTGAGTATAATGTTGCCTTTGCTGCTTGGCGGTCCACTGGACAGCACATCTGAGGGTAACACCACCAGGTGCTTTGAGAACTTCTCATTTGAGGACTGGACTCACCGGATGGCAgctt cTTACAACATATGCGCTCTGCTGTTTGGTTCTGCGATCCCTTTGAGCATCACCATGATCTGCTACCCGCTGTTACTCAAACGCATCTCCAAGATCACAACCCCCAGCAGCAGACGAGCCCTCAGCATCATCTACCCGATTCTCACCATCTCTGTCACCTGCTTTCTCCCATACAGCATCACCCATCTCCTCTACTACCTGTCCAGGCTTCGTATCATCGTCAACTGCTCTTTCCTTCATGGGATCTACAAGATGCGGAGAGTCACCATGGCTGTTGTCAGCTGTAACAGCTGTCTGGATCCTGTGCTGTATTATTTCGCAAACCAGGAAATTCAAGTGGAGTTTCCTGAAGTGTGA